In Opitutaceae bacterium TAV5, one genomic interval encodes:
- a CDS encoding regulatory protein GntR HTH — MTHQTDHTRTIAHSLTARRAARSGAVSSGPGKQPFIKKLLADSVSEQPAHTRLPPMRELAGYLGVSLVTAQRTVTDLIADGLLYSRPRAGVFVADAGENNAAPENGQPDADTDAANNTGRHRTAGRKTIRRGAAQSPFDSCFRFGTESHADFQRPLWEQLAGSFGERYPHNRTEMVFVPDPEDSAHELDAYERLGWNMQWAGDEDHLLDLRSYAPAELAARCTPQGLLPLYYRTNYLFFNRELLQRCGVPVPAFRTFEGQIAYLRAAAPLLEKQGFDPHPVSVQQPVTLIGNRHLQLYLSSVRATTPKAGRHTGAYKNFLAAAQAAMELCRQSRRGPGVKSPLSREGRESFMNGQAPFFLSYSVDAWLFTESKLSFPFEYVPSLCTDDSLFLWPMVGAINRWSRHPAECIRFLTYLLGPEAQSRFSRTGNFPASLNVGDSPAMPCDRAWLAKALAHSEPFHLPTPELFYLVINVLNNELWHALLDHVSVEEAVEQAAQFGQAYLRQHTQTFPSQ; from the coding sequence ATGACGCACCAAACCGATCATACCCGCACCATCGCGCATTCGCTGACCGCACGCCGGGCCGCCCGGTCGGGCGCCGTGTCCAGCGGGCCGGGCAAGCAGCCATTCATCAAGAAGCTGCTCGCGGACTCTGTATCCGAACAACCAGCACATACCCGCCTCCCTCCCATGCGCGAACTGGCTGGATACCTCGGAGTATCGCTCGTTACGGCGCAGCGGACAGTCACCGATCTGATTGCCGACGGCCTGCTTTACAGCCGGCCACGTGCCGGAGTATTTGTCGCGGATGCCGGGGAAAACAACGCCGCCCCTGAAAACGGGCAACCCGATGCGGATACGGATGCCGCAAATAATACAGGCAGGCACCGGACAGCGGGACGGAAAACCATCCGGCGGGGAGCGGCGCAATCGCCCTTCGACAGTTGCTTCCGGTTCGGAACCGAAAGCCATGCGGACTTCCAGCGTCCGCTCTGGGAACAACTGGCAGGGAGTTTTGGCGAACGGTATCCGCACAACCGCACCGAAATGGTTTTCGTGCCTGACCCCGAAGACTCCGCCCATGAACTTGATGCTTACGAGCGGTTGGGGTGGAACATGCAATGGGCGGGGGACGAGGATCATTTGCTCGATCTGCGCAGTTACGCTCCGGCGGAGCTGGCGGCGCGCTGCACGCCCCAAGGGCTGCTGCCGTTGTACTATCGGACAAACTACCTGTTTTTCAACCGCGAGCTTCTGCAACGATGCGGGGTGCCAGTGCCGGCGTTCCGGACTTTCGAGGGACAGATTGCCTACCTGCGGGCGGCCGCGCCGCTGCTGGAGAAGCAAGGATTTGATCCGCATCCCGTATCGGTGCAGCAACCGGTAACGCTCATCGGGAACCGTCATCTGCAACTTTATCTTTCATCCGTGCGCGCAACCACGCCCAAAGCTGGCAGGCACACCGGCGCATATAAAAACTTTCTGGCCGCCGCGCAGGCGGCCATGGAGCTCTGCCGCCAGAGCCGACGCGGACCCGGCGTCAAAAGTCCCCTGAGCCGAGAAGGGCGCGAAAGCTTCATGAACGGGCAGGCTCCGTTTTTTTTGAGTTACAGTGTGGACGCGTGGCTGTTTACCGAATCGAAACTGTCATTTCCATTCGAATACGTCCCCTCGCTCTGCACGGATGATTCCCTCTTTCTCTGGCCAATGGTAGGCGCGATCAACCGCTGGTCGAGACATCCGGCGGAATGCATCCGTTTTCTGACCTATCTTCTCGGCCCGGAAGCGCAGTCCCGGTTCTCCCGGACAGGCAATTTTCCGGCATCGCTCAACGTTGGCGACTCACCCGCCATGCCGTGTGATCGCGCATGGCTGGCGAAGGCACTGGCGCACTCGGAGCCATTTCACCTGCCGACCCCCGAACTGTTTTATCTGGTGATCAACGTGCTCAACAATGAACTCTGGCACGCGTTGCTCGACCACGTCTCGGTCGAGGAGGCAGTGGAGCAGGCGGCGCAATTCGGCCAAGCCTACTTGCGCCAGCACACCCAAACATTTCCCTCGCAGTGA
- a CDS encoding anchor protein — MNMHNMIRNFPVFISCAAFAGLFAAVIPHAAAADRPPLFSDDFTGVSTNGSDTTQSLNDYGWYFRNSNAAGTTWTVVDKPAASTTQSGKVLRNPASGAANTSAMKQFDAVTLSSVGDFISVSFDVFSGVTDGTKQLQVGFFDLGTKLDANLLPGDDPVAGKTGYAYGQGFTTDRGTYALKSGASNVTGSTGGTGTIEGALFTASADHKLTFTLTMTAAGLELATIFDDRSMSSYTLESLAGGSITVDTLWLLTGGVASTVNFDNITVTTNTSPVPEPATVAMFLGAAVLATAFIASRRRRSHGQAGVVA; from the coding sequence ATGAATATGCACAATATGATCCGCAATTTCCCTGTTTTCATCTCTTGCGCCGCTTTCGCCGGTCTCTTCGCTGCCGTGATTCCGCATGCCGCCGCTGCAGATCGCCCGCCACTTTTTAGCGACGATTTCACCGGTGTGAGCACCAATGGTTCCGATACCACTCAATCCCTCAACGATTATGGATGGTATTTCCGGAACAGTAATGCCGCTGGCACGACCTGGACGGTAGTGGACAAGCCTGCCGCATCCACTACACAGTCCGGAAAGGTTCTCCGTAATCCCGCCAGCGGCGCAGCCAACACTTCCGCGATGAAACAATTCGACGCGGTCACATTGTCCAGTGTGGGCGACTTCATCAGCGTGTCCTTCGATGTCTTTTCCGGTGTCACGGATGGCACCAAGCAACTCCAGGTCGGGTTCTTTGACCTGGGAACCAAACTCGACGCAAACCTGCTGCCGGGAGACGATCCTGTCGCCGGAAAAACCGGATACGCCTACGGCCAGGGTTTTACGACCGACAGGGGAACCTACGCCCTGAAAAGCGGGGCCAGCAACGTTACAGGCAGCACGGGCGGTACCGGCACTATCGAGGGTGCCTTGTTCACTGCCAGTGCCGATCACAAGCTTACGTTTACTCTCACAATGACCGCCGCTGGCCTGGAACTCGCCACCATTTTCGATGACCGTTCGATGTCCAGCTACACGCTCGAGAGCCTTGCCGGCGGCAGTATCACGGTGGATACGCTCTGGCTTCTTACCGGAGGCGTCGCCAGCACGGTCAATTTCGACAACATCACCGTCACGACCAATACCTCTCCGGTTCCCGAACCGGCCACTGTGGCCATGTTTCTTGGTGCCGCCGTCCTCGCTACCGCTTTTATCGCATCGCGTCGCCGCCGTTCCCATGGTCAAGCCGGAGTCGTCGCGTGA
- a CDS encoding LacI family transcriptional regulator, whose product MKSPRSPSIKRTARDMRVTMATVADKAGVSQMTVSRSLRDDPTIPLTTRQRIKRIAAQLGYRPDPAVSQLMARLRQSRVSDSASETVAWITTHPTATGWRDNPASVAFHAGITARARELGYRIEEFWFTAPGMNGHRLSEVLRARGIRGVLVAPVINTGLVIDLEWSSFAAASCAALALPGVGLHRACAHYANAVHVAWRELTRLGYRRIGLALPTDNHRRVAGFWLASALLEQRGLPVKQVVPPLVTDDWRPETVLAWMGKHCPDVVLSFRQVCDWLQAGSVRVPEDCGFALLHIEDPLFAGVDEQRPDIGAAALDLVVEQINANQLGLPAKPKTVFVECSWVDGRTAPSRTG is encoded by the coding sequence GTGAAATCTCCCCGTTCCCCCTCCATAAAACGCACCGCCCGGGACATGCGCGTTACCATGGCCACAGTGGCTGACAAAGCCGGGGTGAGCCAGATGACGGTGTCGCGTTCATTGCGCGACGATCCGACGATTCCCCTCACCACACGCCAGCGCATCAAACGCATCGCCGCGCAACTCGGTTATCGTCCCGATCCGGCCGTATCGCAACTGATGGCACGGTTGCGGCAAAGCCGGGTGTCGGATTCGGCTTCGGAAACCGTGGCGTGGATCACCACTCACCCGACGGCGACGGGATGGCGCGACAATCCGGCAAGCGTCGCTTTCCACGCCGGTATCACCGCACGGGCCCGCGAACTGGGATACCGGATCGAGGAGTTCTGGTTCACCGCACCCGGCATGAACGGCCACCGCCTCAGCGAAGTTCTGCGAGCGCGCGGCATTCGCGGCGTATTGGTGGCGCCGGTCATCAACACGGGATTGGTCATTGATCTGGAATGGTCCAGTTTTGCGGCGGCCTCGTGCGCGGCGCTGGCTTTGCCGGGCGTAGGGCTGCACCGGGCGTGCGCGCACTACGCCAACGCGGTCCATGTTGCGTGGCGGGAACTGACGCGGCTCGGTTACAGGCGGATCGGCCTGGCACTCCCGACAGACAACCACAGACGCGTGGCCGGCTTCTGGCTGGCAAGCGCATTGCTGGAACAACGCGGACTTCCGGTGAAACAGGTGGTGCCGCCGCTCGTGACGGACGACTGGCGTCCGGAAACGGTGCTGGCGTGGATGGGCAAACACTGTCCCGACGTGGTGCTGTCATTTCGCCAGGTATGCGACTGGTTGCAAGCGGGCAGCGTGCGCGTGCCGGAGGATTGTGGATTTGCGTTGCTGCACATCGAGGACCCGCTGTTCGCCGGCGTGGATGAGCAGCGACCCGACATCGGCGCAGCGGCGCTCGATCTCGTTGTCGAACAAATCAACGCCAACCAGCTCGGCCTGCCCGCAAAGCCGAAAACGGTGTTCGTCGAGTGCTCGTGGGTCGATGGACGGACAGCGCCTTCCCGGACCGGATGA
- a CDS encoding transporter, which produces MHAVLATLLPIFLIIALGAALQRGGFFREGVVPALNRLAFFVGLPALIFSGLASAEHSDHEPVRLLGALVLATLVMLLAGWAGARALRLPMAARGTFVQGVFRGNGAFVGLPVLVALPQVSSTVAMLVIAPLMVVYNVLAVSVLLASHHGFGPGVVKALVLAIVKNPIILASVAGGLFYMTGLTCPLPVMQTLTLVAGMVVPVSLLCIGSALVTLPLRGNLRAATVGAVGKAWVCPLVGYAVARWLGVTGDDLTVMLVYMAAPTAIMSYTMVQQLGGDEALAAGGIVLSTLASAVSLGVIVALA; this is translated from the coding sequence ATGCACGCCGTTCTCGCGACCCTTTTGCCGATCTTCCTGATCATCGCGCTGGGCGCGGCGTTGCAGCGGGGCGGCTTTTTTCGTGAAGGCGTCGTGCCGGCGCTCAACCGGCTGGCGTTTTTCGTGGGCTTGCCTGCGCTGATTTTTTCGGGGCTGGCTTCGGCGGAGCATTCAGACCACGAACCGGTGCGGCTGCTCGGCGCGCTGGTGCTGGCGACTCTCGTCATGCTGCTGGCCGGCTGGGCGGGCGCGCGGGCGTTGCGGTTGCCGATGGCGGCGCGCGGCACGTTTGTGCAGGGGGTGTTTCGCGGCAACGGCGCCTTTGTCGGGCTGCCGGTGCTGGTGGCGCTGCCGCAGGTGTCGTCGACCGTGGCGATGCTGGTGATCGCGCCGCTCATGGTCGTTTACAACGTGCTGGCGGTGTCCGTGCTGCTCGCGAGCCATCACGGTTTCGGGCCGGGCGTGGTCAAGGCGCTGGTGCTGGCGATCGTCAAAAACCCGATCATCCTGGCGAGCGTGGCGGGCGGGCTGTTTTACATGACGGGGCTGACGTGTCCGCTGCCGGTGATGCAGACGCTGACGCTGGTGGCCGGCATGGTGGTGCCGGTGTCGCTCCTGTGTATCGGCTCGGCGCTGGTGACCTTGCCGCTCCGGGGCAACCTCCGGGCGGCCACGGTCGGCGCGGTGGGCAAGGCGTGGGTGTGTCCGCTGGTCGGGTACGCGGTGGCGCGATGGCTGGGCGTCACGGGAGACGACCTTACGGTGATGCTGGTCTACATGGCGGCGCCGACGGCCATCATGTCGTACACGATGGTGCAGCAACTCGGCGGCGACGAGGCGCTGGCGGCGGGAGGCATCGTGCTGAGCACGCTGGCTTCGGCGGTGTCGCTCGGGGTGATCGTGGCGCTGGCCTGA
- a CDS encoding endoribonuclease, whose product MTPEQKLAELGLKLPAGPAAGGNYLPVVRTGNLLYCAGTLPIRDGQVTHAGKVGSEQTVQTGYESARIAVLNTLANIKAATGSLEKVRRIVMVNGFVNGVAGFADSPAVINGASDLLVAVFGDAGKHARAAVAVAGLPFGATTEVQLVVEVAE is encoded by the coding sequence ATGACTCCGGAGCAAAAACTTGCCGAACTCGGACTGAAACTTCCCGCCGGGCCTGCCGCCGGCGGCAATTACCTGCCTGTCGTGCGCACGGGCAACCTGCTTTATTGCGCGGGCACGCTCCCGATCCGGGACGGCCAGGTCACGCATGCCGGCAAGGTCGGCAGCGAGCAGACGGTGCAGACCGGTTACGAATCCGCCCGTATTGCCGTCCTGAATACGCTGGCCAACATCAAGGCCGCCACCGGTTCGCTGGAAAAAGTCAGGCGCATCGTCATGGTCAACGGTTTCGTCAACGGCGTGGCGGGTTTTGCGGACAGCCCGGCGGTGATCAACGGCGCGAGCGATCTGCTCGTGGCGGTTTTCGGCGACGCCGGCAAGCACGCGCGCGCCGCCGTGGCGGTGGCCGGCCTGCCGTTTGGCGCGACCACCGAGGTGCAGCTTGTGGTCGAGGTCGCGGAGTGA
- a CDS encoding sulfite reductase subunit alpha, with protein MSNSLTIYYATMTGNAEMLARRAEERATADGWTVNLVNLADAKPDDLAANAPLALFIVSTWGDGEPPSDAESFYGDLTGSSVDLSALRHAVLGLGDRDYQFYNAFARNLDERLVALGSKTLLDRVEADLDFEDTYTEWENRVFATLAEVRQDASATSA; from the coding sequence ATGAGCAACAGTCTCACCATCTACTACGCCACCATGACCGGCAATGCCGAGATGCTTGCCCGCCGGGCCGAAGAGCGGGCCACCGCCGACGGCTGGACGGTCAATCTCGTCAATCTGGCCGATGCGAAACCCGACGATCTCGCGGCCAATGCGCCTCTCGCGCTCTTCATCGTCAGCACCTGGGGCGACGGCGAACCGCCGTCCGATGCCGAGAGTTTTTACGGCGACCTCACCGGGTCGTCCGTCGATCTCTCCGCGCTGCGCCATGCCGTCCTTGGCCTCGGCGACCGCGATTACCAGTTTTACAACGCCTTCGCCCGCAATCTCGACGAACGCCTCGTCGCTCTCGGTTCGAAGACGCTGCTCGACCGCGTCGAGGCCGACCTCGACTTCGAAGACACTTATACGGAATGGGAAAACCGCGTTTTCGCCACCCTCGCTGAAGTCCGCCAGGACGCCTCGGCGACCTCCGCCTGA
- a CDS encoding glyoxalase, translating into MLETCLYVADLARAREFYTGLFGYEVMTSDERFCAFNIGGKQVLLLFAHDGTALGSTLPFGDIPPHGTQGPTHIGFSVPAETLDGWRERLAARRIAIESTLSWPAGGTSIFFRDPDGHLLELLTPGVWPIY; encoded by the coding sequence GTGCTGGAAACATGCCTGTATGTCGCCGATCTGGCCCGGGCCCGGGAGTTTTACACCGGCCTGTTCGGCTACGAGGTCATGACCTCCGACGAACGTTTCTGCGCCTTCAACATCGGCGGGAAACAGGTGCTCCTGCTCTTCGCGCACGACGGGACGGCGCTCGGCTCGACATTGCCGTTTGGCGACATCCCGCCGCACGGGACGCAGGGGCCGACCCATATCGGGTTCAGTGTGCCGGCGGAAACGCTCGACGGCTGGCGGGAGCGTCTCGCGGCACGCCGGATTGCGATCGAAAGCACGCTTTCCTGGCCTGCCGGTGGCACCAGCATTTTTTTCCGCGATCCGGACGGCCACCTCCTGGAGCTGCTGACGCCGGGAGTATGGCCGATTTACTGA
- the carB gene encoding carbamoyl phosphate synthase large subunit (four CarB-CarA dimers form the carbamoyl phosphate synthetase holoenzyme that catalyzes the production of carbamoyl phosphate; CarB is responsible for the amidotransferase activity), producing MAKRDDIHKVLIIGSGPIVIGQACEFDYSGTQACKALRACGYQIVLVNSNPATIMTDPVMADATYIEPLNVARLEQIIAKERPDALLPNLGGQTGLNLSLELAKKGILEKYGVEVIGVNLEAIERGEDREIFKETMRSLGIGLPDSRIIHTVEEAKDAAAELGYPVVVRPAYTMGGAGGGLVYNIDELRTIVARGLALSLTTQCLIEQSILGWEELEVEVVRDAAGKMVTVCFIENVDAVGVHTGDSFCTAPMLTISPEVQKQLQDIAFRVVESIGVIGGTNVQLARDPESGRIVIIEINPRTSRSSALASKATGFPIALISAQLASGLHLADIPYWRDGTLDRYTPSGDYVVVKFARWAFEKFKGAEDRLGTQMKAVGEVMSIGKTYKEAFQKAIRSLENGRSGLGFARDFNTLAKDELLARLRFATSERHYLMYEALRKGATVVELHALTHVKAWFIEQMQELVQLEEKLLAFRGRPAAGLPDDLLRQAKLDGFADKYLAKILAVPEAGIRQKRTALGITEGWEAVPVSGVKDAAYYYSTYHAKDSGTASANPKKVMILGGGPNRIGQGIEFDYCCCHAAMALRAAGYETIMVNCNPETVSTDYDTSDKLYFEPLTVEDVLQIHAKEKPAGVIVQFGGQTPLNIARELSDNGVRILGTSIDTIDTAEDRDLFRQMMERLEIPMPESGMASTIDEAVAIAGRIGYPIMIRPSFILGGRGMEIIYDEDMLREYVARAIDVSPERPLLLDRFLQSALECEADALADGKDVFIPAVMEHIELAGVHSGDSACVIPPVSIPQKHLATINTYTRKIAQELKVVGLMNMQYAIENDKVYVLEANPRASRTVPLVSKVCNVQMARIATQLMLGATIPEMKLSHKTIPHYGVKESVFPFDKFPEVDPVLGPEMRSTGEVLGMSSDFGLAFCKSQEAVQNPLPTAGTVLISVWERTPQVLEIARTFAHCGFRLRATTGTRGFLAENGIAADLAIKINEGRPDIADDIRNGLVQFVVNTPISKRASQVDDSYIRKAAIKYKVPYMTTLAAAAASARGIAVLCKGAESALRSLQEYHAAIR from the coding sequence ATGGCGAAACGCGACGACATCCATAAAGTCCTCATCATCGGTTCCGGTCCCATCGTGATCGGCCAGGCTTGCGAGTTTGACTACTCCGGCACCCAGGCCTGCAAGGCCCTGCGCGCCTGCGGGTACCAGATCGTCCTGGTCAATTCCAACCCGGCCACGATCATGACCGATCCCGTCATGGCCGACGCCACCTACATCGAGCCGCTCAACGTCGCCCGTCTCGAGCAGATCATCGCCAAGGAGCGGCCCGATGCCCTCCTCCCCAACCTCGGCGGCCAGACCGGCCTCAACCTCTCCCTCGAACTCGCCAAAAAAGGCATTCTGGAAAAATACGGTGTCGAGGTCATCGGCGTGAACCTCGAAGCCATCGAACGCGGCGAGGACCGGGAAATTTTCAAGGAAACCATGCGCAGCCTCGGCATCGGCCTGCCCGACAGCCGCATCATCCACACCGTCGAGGAGGCCAAGGACGCCGCCGCCGAACTCGGCTATCCCGTCGTGGTCCGCCCCGCCTACACCATGGGCGGCGCGGGCGGCGGCCTCGTTTACAACATCGACGAACTCCGCACCATCGTGGCCCGCGGCCTCGCGCTTTCGCTCACCACGCAATGCCTCATCGAGCAATCCATCCTCGGCTGGGAGGAACTCGAGGTCGAGGTCGTGCGCGACGCCGCCGGCAAGATGGTCACTGTCTGCTTCATCGAAAACGTGGACGCCGTCGGCGTGCATACCGGCGATTCGTTCTGCACCGCGCCGATGCTCACGATTTCGCCCGAAGTGCAAAAACAACTACAGGACATCGCCTTCAGGGTCGTCGAATCCATCGGCGTCATCGGCGGCACCAACGTCCAGCTCGCCCGCGACCCCGAAAGCGGCCGCATCGTCATCATCGAAATCAACCCCCGCACGTCGCGCTCCTCCGCCCTCGCCTCCAAGGCCACCGGCTTCCCCATCGCGCTCATCTCCGCGCAGCTCGCCTCCGGCCTCCACCTCGCCGATATCCCGTACTGGCGCGATGGCACACTCGATCGCTACACCCCTTCCGGCGATTATGTCGTCGTCAAGTTCGCCCGCTGGGCGTTCGAGAAATTCAAGGGAGCCGAAGACAGACTCGGCACGCAGATGAAGGCCGTCGGCGAGGTCATGAGCATCGGCAAGACGTACAAGGAAGCGTTCCAGAAAGCCATCCGCTCGCTCGAAAACGGCCGCTCCGGCCTCGGCTTCGCGAGAGACTTCAACACCCTCGCGAAAGACGAACTCCTCGCCCGGCTCCGCTTCGCCACCAGCGAACGCCACTACCTCATGTACGAGGCGCTGCGCAAGGGCGCCACCGTCGTCGAACTCCACGCGCTCACGCATGTGAAAGCCTGGTTCATCGAACAGATGCAGGAACTCGTGCAACTGGAGGAAAAACTCCTCGCCTTCCGCGGACGCCCCGCCGCCGGCCTGCCCGATGATCTCCTCCGCCAGGCCAAGCTCGACGGCTTCGCCGACAAGTACCTCGCGAAAATCCTCGCCGTCCCCGAAGCCGGCATCCGGCAAAAACGCACCGCGCTCGGCATCACCGAAGGCTGGGAAGCCGTGCCCGTGTCCGGCGTGAAGGATGCCGCGTATTATTATTCCACCTACCACGCCAAAGACTCCGGCACCGCCAGCGCCAACCCGAAAAAAGTCATGATCCTCGGCGGCGGCCCCAACCGCATCGGCCAGGGCATCGAGTTCGATTACTGTTGCTGTCACGCCGCCATGGCCCTGCGCGCCGCCGGCTACGAGACGATCATGGTCAACTGCAATCCCGAGACCGTCTCCACCGATTACGACACCTCCGACAAGCTCTATTTCGAACCGCTCACCGTCGAGGACGTCCTGCAAATTCACGCAAAAGAAAAACCCGCCGGTGTCATCGTGCAGTTCGGCGGACAGACTCCGCTCAACATCGCCCGCGAGCTTTCCGACAACGGCGTGCGCATCCTCGGCACCAGTATCGACACCATCGATACGGCCGAAGACCGCGACCTTTTCCGCCAGATGATGGAGCGCCTCGAAATCCCCATGCCCGAATCCGGCATGGCTTCCACCATCGACGAAGCCGTCGCCATCGCCGGCCGCATCGGTTACCCGATCATGATCCGCCCCTCCTTCATCCTCGGCGGACGCGGCATGGAGATCATCTACGACGAGGACATGCTCCGCGAATACGTCGCCCGCGCCATCGACGTCTCGCCCGAGCGTCCGCTCCTCCTCGACCGTTTCCTCCAGTCCGCGCTCGAATGCGAGGCCGATGCCCTCGCCGACGGCAAGGATGTGTTCATCCCCGCCGTCATGGAGCACATCGAACTCGCCGGCGTGCATTCCGGCGACAGCGCGTGCGTCATCCCGCCCGTGTCGATTCCCCAAAAACACCTCGCCACCATCAACACGTACACCCGCAAGATCGCGCAGGAGCTGAAGGTCGTCGGCCTGATGAACATGCAATACGCGATCGAGAACGACAAGGTGTACGTCCTCGAGGCCAACCCGCGCGCCAGCCGCACCGTGCCGCTCGTTTCCAAAGTCTGCAACGTGCAGATGGCGCGCATCGCCACGCAGCTCATGCTCGGCGCGACGATCCCGGAGATGAAGCTTTCGCACAAGACCATCCCGCACTACGGCGTGAAGGAGTCGGTGTTTCCCTTCGACAAGTTTCCCGAAGTCGACCCCGTGCTCGGGCCCGAGATGCGCTCGACGGGCGAGGTGCTCGGCATGTCGTCCGACTTCGGCCTCGCCTTCTGCAAGTCGCAGGAAGCCGTGCAAAACCCGCTGCCGACTGCCGGCACCGTGCTCATCAGCGTGTGGGAACGCACGCCGCAGGTTCTCGAAATCGCGCGCACCTTTGCGCACTGCGGTTTCAGGCTCCGCGCCACGACGGGCACACGCGGTTTCCTCGCGGAAAACGGCATCGCCGCCGACCTCGCGATCAAGATCAACGAAGGCCGGCCCGATATCGCCGACGACATCAGGAACGGCCTCGTGCAGTTCGTGGTCAACACCCCGATCAGCAAGCGCGCCAGCCAGGTCGACGATTCCTATATCCGCAAGGCCGCGATCAAGTACAAGGTGCCCTACATGACAACGCTCGCCGCCGCCGCCGCCAGCGCGAGGGGCATCGCCGTCCTGTGCAAAGGCGCCGAAAGCGCCTTGCGCTCATTGCAGGAGTACCACGCCGCGATCCGGTAA
- a CDS encoding helicase yields MLRFPVHPRYARMLLEADRRGCVRSVALMAALVQGRNFLLRGVSRDIEDAREDTLGEEAESDFFLLMRAWRYADRERYAPDACRRLGLHAQGARQVGPLFEQFLKIAEKEGLDAGAAGSGKDAGGEAGEEICKCVLAGFSDHLAKRLDAGTLRCELVHRRRGLLARESAIQRAPLLVAAEVSEIGGRGGEVNVLLSLATAVREEWLRELFPADYRDETGVVFDAQARRVIARRERKFRDLVLEAKQTADEPPASAAAALLAEEVLAGRIQLGEWNGNVEQWIVRVNRLAEWFPELEVTPITDADRATLIEQICYGSYGARELKDKPVMPVLREWLRPEQLAVLDDYLPERLVMGNGRRSRVEYAKEGPPVLSARIQELYGVQGKFTLGHGRVPVKIAVLAPNHRPIQVTDDLTSFWRDMYPKVKAELSRRYPRHEWR; encoded by the coding sequence ATGCTGCGTTTCCCGGTGCATCCGCGCTACGCGCGCATGCTGCTGGAGGCGGACCGGCGCGGGTGCGTGCGCAGCGTGGCGCTGATGGCGGCGCTCGTGCAGGGGCGGAATTTTCTCCTGCGCGGCGTGTCGCGCGATATCGAGGACGCCCGCGAGGATACGCTTGGCGAGGAGGCGGAAAGCGACTTTTTCCTGCTGATGCGCGCCTGGCGTTATGCCGACCGGGAGCGTTATGCGCCGGATGCGTGCCGCCGGCTCGGCCTGCACGCCCAGGGCGCGCGGCAGGTGGGGCCGTTGTTCGAACAGTTTCTGAAGATTGCGGAGAAGGAAGGGCTCGATGCGGGCGCGGCGGGCAGCGGGAAAGACGCCGGAGGAGAGGCGGGGGAGGAGATTTGCAAATGTGTGCTCGCGGGATTCTCCGACCACCTCGCGAAGCGGCTCGACGCGGGCACGCTGCGCTGCGAACTCGTCCACCGGCGACGGGGGCTTCTCGCCCGCGAGAGCGCGATCCAGCGGGCGCCGTTGCTCGTGGCCGCCGAAGTGAGCGAGATCGGAGGCCGGGGCGGCGAGGTCAACGTGCTGCTCTCGCTTGCCACGGCCGTGCGGGAAGAATGGCTGCGCGAACTGTTCCCGGCGGATTATCGCGACGAGACGGGCGTGGTCTTCGACGCGCAGGCCCGGCGGGTGATCGCCCGGCGCGAACGAAAATTCCGCGATCTCGTGCTGGAGGCGAAGCAGACCGCCGACGAGCCGCCGGCAAGCGCGGCGGCGGCCTTGCTGGCGGAGGAGGTGCTGGCGGGTCGCATCCAGCTCGGCGAGTGGAACGGGAACGTGGAGCAGTGGATCGTCCGCGTGAACCGGCTGGCCGAGTGGTTCCCCGAACTGGAGGTGACGCCGATCACCGACGCCGACCGCGCGACGCTGATCGAGCAGATCTGCTACGGGAGCTATGGCGCGCGCGAACTGAAGGACAAACCGGTGATGCCGGTGCTGCGCGAATGGCTGCGTCCGGAGCAGCTTGCGGTGCTCGACGACTATTTGCCCGAGCGGCTGGTGATGGGCAACGGCCGGCGCTCGAGGGTCGAGTATGCAAAGGAAGGTCCGCCGGTATTGTCGGCCCGGATACAGGAGCTTTACGGGGTGCAAGGGAAATTCACGCTCGGCCACGGGCGCGTGCCGGTGAAGATCGCGGTGCTCGCTCCCAACCATCGCCCGATCCAGGTGACGGACGACCTGACGAGTTTCTGGCGCGACATGTACCCGAAGGTGAAGGCCGAGCTGTCGCGCCGTTATCCTCGCCATGAGTGGCGGTGA